A stretch of the Bacteroidota bacterium genome encodes the following:
- a CDS encoding helix-hairpin-helix domain-containing protein, giving the protein MNLKRFVKDYFTFSKGDRNGIIILLVICVVLIVLNHLTGMMPPKTNQEENERFRTQINNFEKSLKLKETQEKVENRAKTQRKFTLFPFDPNHTSDSDWEKLGLKPFQIKIILNYTSKGGKFFHKEDLKKIYGISSGDYLRLEPYIVIPAENIKYKANVFPVNKPAFRPVELNSSDTAELKRLPGIGTALSARIVKYRQRLGGFSSKKQLYEVWGLSPEVISQLDGKIILDSLNIQKININKLSAFELAHHPYLRLFQAKGIVKYRELKGRIQNSFELLDNHVLTKTEYEKLKPYLSVQ; this is encoded by the coding sequence ATGAATTTAAAACGATTTGTAAAAGATTATTTTACTTTCTCCAAAGGCGATCGCAACGGAATCATCATATTGCTTGTGATTTGTGTCGTTCTGATCGTTTTGAACCATCTGACCGGCATGATGCCTCCTAAGACCAATCAGGAGGAAAATGAGCGATTCAGAACGCAAATCAATAATTTTGAGAAAAGTTTAAAACTTAAGGAAACTCAGGAAAAAGTTGAAAACAGGGCAAAAACTCAAAGAAAATTTACTTTGTTCCCTTTTGATCCCAATCATACCTCTGATTCCGATTGGGAAAAGTTGGGATTAAAACCCTTCCAGATAAAAATCATTCTTAATTATACCAGCAAAGGAGGGAAGTTTTTTCATAAAGAAGATTTGAAAAAAATTTATGGCATTTCATCCGGAGATTACTTGCGTTTAGAACCATATATTGTAATCCCTGCTGAAAATATCAAGTATAAAGCCAATGTTTTTCCGGTGAATAAACCGGCCTTTCGTCCGGTTGAATTGAATTCCTCAGATACGGCCGAATTAAAAAGGTTGCCGGGAATAGGGACGGCGCTTTCTGCAAGGATAGTTAAATATCGCCAAAGGTTAGGTGGTTTTTCTTCGAAAAAGCAATTGTATGAAGTTTGGGGATTGAGTCCTGAAGTGATTTCACAACTTGATGGCAAAATCATATTGGACAGCTTGAATATTCAAAAAATCAACATCAATAAGTTATCGGCTTTTGAATTGGCACATCATCCGTATTTACGGTTATTTCAGGCCAAAGGCATAGTAAAATACCGGGAATTAAAGGGAAGAATTCAGAATTCCTTTGAATTGCTTGATAATCATGTGTTGACAAAAACAGAATACGAAAAATTGAAACCTTACTTATCGGTTCAGTAG